The genomic DNA GAAATCATTTCATCTCGTCTGGAACAATATTCTGATCTAGATTATATGCAAGGTTTTGCCTATTATGAACATCCTGAAAACGTAGTTTTAGCCTTGGCTGTATGTGAATCTTTGGGAGTAGGTCCTGAGACTGCAATTAGTGGTATGTGGTCCCATTCTCCGGATTTAGGAGCTACCTTTTTTGCAGAATACGATTTGGGAGAGAAGAAGATCGCGTTTGCAAATGGGTTTGCAGCAAACGATCCAAAATCTGCCGCTAGCATTTGGGAAAATGCGAGCTTAGAGTTTCCTGAATATGATTATAAAGTCGCTCTTGTAAATTGTAGAAAGGATAGACCGGAAAGATCCGAACAAATGGCTAAAGAAATCCTTTCCTGGAAGAAAAATATTCCGGACTTAATTGTGATTATTGGAGAAGAAACAGAAGTATTCAAAAAGACCTGTTCGAAATTAAATTTAGGAAATTCTAAATTAGAAGATCTGAAATATCTGAATGCAAAAGAGGTATTAGGATTTTTAGAAAGATCCCTACCTTCTAATTCAATGGTGGTTGGTCTTGGAAATATAAGCGGATTAGGTTTAGAACTTCTGGAATGTTTAAAACAAAAGGAAATGTCGAAAGGTTGATATGGATTTATTGAGTATTTCCATCGGATTAGGGCTCGGGATCAGTTTATTTTTTTCCGAATTTTTCGGAATTGCCGGCGGGCTCGTAGTTCCGGGATATTTCGCATTACAGCTCCAAAATCCAATCAGCATCCTTCTTACCTTACTCGTGAGTCTATGTGTTTTCTGTTTAGGAAAACTAATTTCAAGATTCGTAATATTATATGGGAAAAGACGAACTGCGGTTTTACTTTTACTCGGGTTCGTATTGGATGCGATCGGTAACGAGTGGATATTTCCATTAATCTTTAAGGACATGATCCATTTAGGATCGGAAGTAAAAGCGATCGGTCATATTATTCCGGGACTTATCTCCGTTTGGATGGATCGGCAGGGTTGGCTGGAAACTCTTGCGTCTTTGCTCGCTGCTTCCGTAATTGTTCGTTTGATCCTAATCCTATTTCTTGGAAAGGAGTTACTACCTTGA from Leptospira selangorensis includes the following:
- the pgsB gene encoding poly-gamma-glutamate synthase PgsB: MSEFLILFPLLLVLLGFGFVEYIFHVSRRNKIPIRIHVNGTRGKSSVTRLIASGLKEGGFQVLAKTTGTVPRLILPDGSEKNIIRYGAPNILEQKFAIQEAVKRKANVIVLECMALVPFNQKVSEEKLIKATHTIITNVKEDHLEIMGPEKKDVALALSGSIPESQKLFTSEKEFYPFFQEICKRKNTEIISSRLEQYSDLDYMQGFAYYEHPENVVLALAVCESLGVGPETAISGMWSHSPDLGATFFAEYDLGEKKIAFANGFAANDPKSAASIWENASLEFPEYDYKVALVNCRKDRPERSEQMAKEILSWKKNIPDLIVIIGEETEVFKKTCSKLNLGNSKLEDLKYLNAKEVLGFLERSLPSNSMVVGLGNISGLGLELLECLKQKEMSKG
- the pgsC gene encoding poly-gamma-glutamate biosynthesis protein PgsC, with the protein product MDLLSISIGLGLGISLFFSEFFGIAGGLVVPGYFALQLQNPISILLTLLVSLCVFCLGKLISRFVILYGKRRTAVLLLLGFVLDAIGNEWIFPLIFKDMIHLGSEVKAIGHIIPGLISVWMDRQGWLETLASLLAASVIVRLILILFLGKELLP